A single region of the Candidatus Methanomethylicota archaeon genome encodes:
- a CDS encoding 50S ribosomal protein L3, with the protein MGHRKKSAPRRGSLMYYPRVRARRITGRIRNWPEVKGAPTLLGFAGYKVGMTHIVMVDNKPKSPLYGREVVKAVTVVETPPIYIFGIRAYVKTHKGLKTFGEFLKLPLPKYADRVLTIPKDEDFSENQKKIEENLDKISDIRILALTQPHKSGIGKKTPEILEIKIGGDNIKAIYEYAKSILGKEIRAKEFFKEGMLVDVIAVTKGKGFAGAVKRFGVKILPKWHKHRKGHRVVGAISPSSPSMMFTVPRPGKMGFHQRTEYNKIILKVGDNPSEINVAGGFLHYGLVRGDYVIVAGSIPGSAKRLIRFRCAIRAKQPVIQPPKIVTISLSSKQGV; encoded by the coding sequence ATGGGACATAGAAAGAAAAGTGCGCCAAGAAGAGGCTCATTAATGTATTATCCTAGAGTAAGAGCTAGAAGAATTACTGGTAGAATAAGAAATTGGCCAGAAGTTAAAGGAGCACCAACATTATTAGGATTTGCTGGATATAAAGTTGGAATGACTCATATTGTTATGGTTGATAATAAACCAAAAAGTCCACTTTATGGTAGAGAAGTTGTTAAGGCTGTGACTGTAGTAGAGACCCCTCCAATTTATATATTTGGTATAAGAGCTTATGTTAAAACTCATAAGGGATTAAAAACTTTTGGAGAATTCTTAAAATTACCTCTACCAAAATATGCTGATAGAGTACTTACTATTCCAAAAGATGAAGATTTTTCAGAAAATCAAAAGAAGATAGAAGAAAATCTTGATAAAATTTCTGACATAAGAATTCTTGCTTTAACACAACCTCATAAAAGTGGTATTGGAAAGAAAACTCCTGAGATTTTAGAAATTAAAATTGGAGGAGATAATATAAAAGCAATATACGAATATGCTAAAAGTATTTTAGGAAAAGAAATAAGAGCAAAAGAATTCTTTAAAGAAGGAATGTTAGTTGATGTTATAGCAGTTACAAAAGGAAAGGGTTTTGCAGGTGCTGTTAAAAGATTTGGTGTAAAAATACTTCCTAAGTGGCATAAACATAGGAAGGGGCATAGAGTCGTTGGAGCAATAAGTCCATCTTCTCCAAGTATGATGTTTACTGTTCCCCGTCCTGGAAAAATGGGCTTTCATCAAAGAACTGAATATAATAAAATAATTTTAAAAGTTGGGGATAATCCTTCAGAAATTAATGTTGCTGGTGGTTTTCTACATTATGGACTTGTAAGAGGAGATTACGTAATAGTAGCAGGTTCTATTCCTGGTTCAGCAAAAAGATTGATTAGATTTAGATGTGCAATTAGAGCTAAACAACCAGTAATTCAACCTCCTAAGATAGTTACAATAAGTCTTTCTTCAAAACAGGGGGTTTAA
- a CDS encoding RNA methyltransferase: MTLPPKRNYNLTICIPSSILSIVDTLIEKTIITGIIARAVSIYRVNEVVIYADNYGNKKDALLMKELLEYAETPQYLRRYIFPISPNLKYAGLIPPLRTPHHPTLDSDIEFREGFVLKSWDKGAIVDIGLKEPIDCPFQLPQNKRVSMKKEGDLWIPIKKEDIPYYWGYEVHIDMKGLGHHLRNFKYDHIISTSRLGTPINLVIDKIKNILKLGKKIAILFGSPYEGLHEILKKESIDINSISDLIVNMVPNQGTVTIRTEEALIISLAIISIIELF; this comes from the coding sequence ATGACACTTCCACCAAAGAGGAATTATAACTTAACTATTTGCATCCCATCTTCTATTCTCTCGATTGTTGATACGTTAATTGAAAAAACTATAATTACAGGCATTATTGCAAGAGCAGTTTCAATATATAGAGTAAATGAAGTAGTAATATATGCTGATAATTATGGTAATAAAAAGGATGCTTTATTAATGAAAGAACTTTTAGAATATGCTGAAACTCCTCAATATTTAAGACGTTATATTTTTCCAATATCTCCAAATTTAAAATATGCTGGTTTAATACCACCTCTAAGAACTCCACATCATCCAACTTTGGACTCTGATATAGAGTTTAGAGAAGGATTTGTACTTAAAAGTTGGGATAAGGGGGCAATAGTAGATATTGGTTTAAAAGAACCAATAGATTGCCCTTTTCAACTTCCACAAAATAAAAGAGTATCTATGAAAAAAGAAGGAGATTTGTGGATTCCTATAAAAAAAGAAGATATTCCATATTATTGGGGTTATGAAGTTCATATTGATATGAAAGGATTAGGTCATCATTTAAGAAATTTTAAATATGATCATATTATCTCAACATCAAGACTTGGCACTCCTATAAATTTAGTTATTGATAAAATTAAAAATATTTTAAAATTAGGGAAAAAAATTGCAATTCTATTTGGTTCTCCATATGAAGGATTGCATGAAATTTTAAAAAAAGAATCAATTGATATAAATAGTATTTCAGATTTAATTGTTAATATGGTTCCAAATCAAGGAACTGTTACAATAAGGACAGAAGAAGCTCTAATAATATCTTTAGCAATTATTTCAATTATTGAACTTTTTTAA